A region from the Candidatus Binatia bacterium genome encodes:
- a CDS encoding carotenoid oxygenase family protein, with protein sequence MESTIAVPDAGQTEPQREEHEAMSNEYLEGNFTGVSEEVTLACPEVEGQIPSDLAGNFLRNGPNPEFTPPMPDLYHPFDGDGMLHGVEFDQGKATYRNRWIETRGLLREREEGKALWGGFNTIGKVEPPADMPMKNLANTAMVYHNKKLLALWEAGLPHEISLPDLGTVGEENFGGWNHAVSAHPKVDPVTGEMILFCYSYGQAPFVKYGVVDPKGKLVHETAIDLAGKPVMIHDMAITEHYSLIFDMPVTFSLDRVMNGGEAFDWEPENGARIGVVPRYGQGSEIKWFDVETGYIFHTFNAWEEGDEIVLQACRSERTSILVSEQTEDQLGKMRRYRLNMTSGSVSEEKVSSIPMEFSRINETMLGRETRYGYASRFHPTRGLLFSGMLKHDRKTDAIETVEFGDTQFHQEMVFAPRVNSQSEDDGYVIGFVHDETDNHAECWVVDAQKFSDGPVARVRIPIRVPYGFHANWVGA encoded by the coding sequence TTGGAGTCCACTATCGCTGTCCCGGACGCCGGGCAGACGGAACCGCAGCGCGAGGAGCACGAGGCCATGTCGAACGAGTATCTCGAGGGGAATTTCACAGGAGTCAGTGAGGAAGTGACGCTCGCCTGTCCCGAAGTCGAAGGTCAGATCCCGTCCGACCTCGCCGGCAATTTCCTCAGAAACGGTCCGAACCCCGAATTCACCCCTCCGATGCCGGACCTCTACCATCCATTCGATGGCGACGGGATGCTTCATGGGGTGGAGTTCGACCAAGGCAAGGCGACCTACCGCAACCGCTGGATTGAGACCCGGGGACTGCTGAGGGAACGAGAAGAAGGAAAGGCTCTGTGGGGCGGCTTCAATACGATCGGCAAGGTGGAACCGCCCGCCGATATGCCGATGAAAAATTTGGCCAATACGGCGATGGTGTATCACAACAAGAAACTTCTGGCGCTCTGGGAGGCTGGCCTCCCACACGAGATCAGCCTTCCCGATCTCGGAACCGTGGGCGAGGAGAACTTTGGCGGCTGGAACCATGCGGTCAGCGCACACCCGAAGGTGGATCCCGTGACCGGTGAGATGATCCTCTTCTGCTACTCCTACGGGCAGGCCCCCTTCGTCAAATATGGAGTCGTCGACCCCAAAGGCAAGTTGGTCCACGAAACCGCGATCGATCTGGCGGGCAAGCCGGTCATGATCCACGACATGGCCATCACCGAGCACTACAGCCTGATCTTCGATATGCCGGTGACCTTCTCGCTCGATCGCGTGATGAACGGCGGTGAGGCCTTCGATTGGGAACCCGAAAACGGCGCGCGGATCGGCGTGGTGCCAAGATACGGCCAGGGCAGCGAAATCAAATGGTTCGATGTCGAGACTGGCTACATCTTCCATACCTTCAACGCTTGGGAAGAAGGCGACGAGATCGTGCTTCAGGCCTGCAGGTCCGAGAGGACCTCCATCCTGGTATCCGAACAGACCGAGGATCAACTAGGCAAGATGCGACGATATCGCCTGAATATGACTTCGGGTTCCGTGAGCGAGGAAAAAGTCAGTTCGATCCCGATGGAGTTTTCCCGCATCAACGAAACCATGTTGGGCCGTGAAACCCGCTACGGCTATGCATCCCGCTTCCACCCGACACGCGGCCTGCTCTTCAGCGGCATGCTGAAGCACGACCGCAAGACGGACGCCATCGAAACCGTGGAGTTCGGCGATACTCAATTCCATCAGGAAATGGTCTTCGCGCCGCGCGTGAACAGCCAGTCCGAGGACGACGGCTATGTGATCGGCTTCGTGCATGATGAAACCGACAATCACGCGGAATGCTGGGTCGTTGATGCACAAAAGTTCAGCGACGGACCGGTCGCCCGGGTGCGCATTCCGATTCGAGTGCCTTACGGGTTTCATGCGAACTGGGTCGGGGCCTGA
- a CDS encoding SDR family oxidoreductase — MIESKVIAGQTAVVTGASSGIGRAIAEHLGAAGAHVFLSGRTSSSMEESQQTIQAAGGRATVIPGDVRDVAQVRSLIDASVEATGRLDIMVNNAGLSYPATIIEGDPEEWRSMLETNILAVLVGCQAAVKAMRACGADGQIVNISSVAAERRASGVYGSTKHAVNAISATLREELEEDTIRVTNVMPGAIATNFARNFDRDFINTMAKMGGMEIELEKGDRLPPEALEALAGNMKQLLGSPDDVARAVLFAVTQPIEVNIADIVVRPPKSMTVPH, encoded by the coding sequence TTGATTGAATCAAAAGTCATTGCGGGACAAACGGCTGTTGTTACCGGGGCATCGAGCGGCATCGGGCGCGCGATCGCCGAGCACCTTGGGGCCGCCGGAGCGCACGTCTTTCTGTCGGGCCGAACGTCTTCGTCGATGGAGGAATCGCAGCAGACGATCCAGGCGGCCGGCGGCAGGGCCACCGTGATCCCCGGTGATGTACGAGATGTCGCGCAGGTTCGTTCGCTGATCGACGCGTCGGTCGAAGCAACTGGTCGGCTCGATATCATGGTAAATAATGCCGGATTGTCCTACCCGGCAACGATCATCGAGGGCGATCCGGAAGAATGGCGATCCATGCTCGAGACGAACATTCTGGCTGTACTCGTCGGGTGCCAGGCCGCGGTCAAGGCAATGCGCGCTTGCGGGGCGGACGGGCAGATCGTGAATATCTCGTCCGTCGCGGCAGAACGCCGGGCGTCAGGTGTTTATGGCTCGACCAAGCATGCGGTCAACGCCATCTCTGCGACGCTGCGCGAGGAACTCGAGGAGGACACGATTCGCGTAACAAACGTCATGCCGGGCGCGATCGCCACCAACTTTGCGCGGAACTTCGACCGCGACTTCATCAATACCATGGCGAAGATGGGGGGGATGGAGATCGAACTGGAGAAAGGCGACCGGCTTCCGCCTGAGGCACTCGAGGCCCTGGCGGGCAATATGAAGCAATTGCTGGGCAGTCCAGATGACGTGGCGAGAGCGGTTCTCTTTGCCGTGACTCAGCCCATAGAAGTGAATATCGCCGATATCGTTGTTCGGCCGCCGAAATCGATGACAGTTCCTCACTGA
- a CDS encoding MFS transporter, with amino-acid sequence MNSHQWRVLGLLGIVSLFDQYDLSLFSLALKQIQADLMIPEAQLGDLGALVRLGALPAFLFGVIADRVGRRKVLLFTIVGYTVLTGATAFAPDAKTFVILQFFARTFAVGELILAYVVIAEELDPETRGWGAGALTALAACGSGLALALFGLVDVLPMGWRALYLIGLIPLAMVAWMRRSLPETTRFEAQQKNSGVRRQENFLKPILDLIRMYPKRILGICSVLLLLNFSADAASFFGPKYLQEEHGWLPWHYSIMGIFGGCIGVVGGPFAGRLSDRYGRKKVAAVFLTANPILAIAFYQLFGWALVPIWVGMVFSGMAAAVVLNIYGNELFPTSYRSTASGTRVIVATIGGALSLMTESILFGIMGSHWNALSLMVIGSLAAPIMVLWMLPETSGRVLEEISPEK; translated from the coding sequence ATGAATTCTCACCAGTGGCGCGTCCTCGGCCTGCTCGGGATTGTGAGTCTCTTTGACCAGTACGATCTCAGCCTCTTCTCGCTGGCACTGAAACAAATTCAGGCCGACCTCATGATTCCCGAAGCACAGCTCGGCGACCTCGGCGCGCTCGTCCGACTCGGCGCCCTGCCCGCCTTTCTTTTCGGGGTGATCGCCGACCGGGTGGGTCGGCGCAAGGTCCTCCTTTTCACGATCGTCGGCTACACCGTACTGACCGGGGCTACCGCCTTTGCGCCGGATGCAAAAACCTTCGTTATCCTGCAATTCTTTGCCCGGACCTTCGCTGTGGGGGAACTGATTCTCGCCTACGTAGTCATCGCCGAAGAACTCGACCCCGAGACACGCGGCTGGGGAGCCGGTGCGCTCACGGCACTTGCTGCCTGCGGCTCCGGGCTGGCACTCGCGCTGTTCGGGCTGGTGGATGTTTTACCCATGGGGTGGCGGGCACTCTATCTCATCGGATTGATCCCTCTTGCGATGGTCGCCTGGATGCGACGCAGCCTACCAGAAACGACTCGGTTCGAGGCGCAGCAGAAAAATTCCGGCGTGAGGCGGCAGGAAAACTTCCTGAAACCCATTCTCGATCTGATTCGGATGTACCCCAAGCGAATTCTCGGTATCTGCTCGGTACTCCTGCTGCTGAACTTCTCCGCTGATGCCGCGAGCTTTTTTGGCCCCAAATATCTGCAGGAAGAGCACGGATGGCTTCCCTGGCATTATTCGATCATGGGGATCTTCGGCGGCTGCATCGGCGTGGTAGGCGGCCCCTTCGCCGGTCGCCTCTCGGACCGATACGGGCGCAAGAAGGTCGCGGCCGTCTTTCTCACCGCCAATCCGATCCTGGCGATCGCCTTCTACCAGCTCTTCGGATGGGCGCTGGTTCCCATCTGGGTGGGCATGGTGTTTTCCGGTATGGCCGCCGCAGTAGTTCTGAACATCTACGGAAACGAATTATTTCCCACGTCCTATCGTTCCACCGCCTCGGGGACCCGCGTAATCGTTGCTACCATCGGCGGCGCCTTGAGCCTGATGACCGAATCCATTCTGTTCGGCATTATGGGGTCGCATTGGAATGCCCTGTCCTTGATGGTGATCGGGTCGCTTGCCGCACCGATCATGGTTCTGTGGATGTTACCGGAAACCAGCGGCCGGGTCCTCGAGGAGATTTCGCCCGAGAAGTAG
- a CDS encoding DUF2071 domain-containing protein: MKWSELLFAHWPVEPALVRQYLPKGLEVDTFDGSAWVGVVPFLMSDVAPRGLPAVPGLSRFLELNLRTYVTRNGKRGVWFFSLDAANRIAVRAARATFNLPYMDASMSLEQGKKSAVLQFASHRTHRNEPAADFSGEYGARGEAFRAEAGTLEEWLTGRYCLYSANRRGELFRGEIEHPPWTLREAECEIRQNTMGDAMGFDFSSSPHLLCAEPLRVHAWWATRC; this comes from the coding sequence ATGAAATGGTCGGAGTTGCTGTTCGCGCATTGGCCGGTTGAACCGGCTTTGGTTCGCCAATACCTGCCGAAGGGGCTTGAAGTCGACACCTTTGATGGCTCTGCGTGGGTTGGTGTGGTGCCGTTTTTGATGAGCGATGTCGCACCGCGTGGGCTTCCCGCAGTTCCGGGCCTAAGTCGATTCCTGGAGCTCAACCTCCGGACCTATGTCACCAGAAACGGAAAACGTGGTGTCTGGTTCTTCTCCCTCGACGCAGCCAACAGGATCGCGGTTCGAGCGGCCCGAGCGACGTTCAATCTGCCTTATATGGATGCAAGCATGTCTCTCGAGCAAGGTAAGAAATCCGCCGTACTCCAATTTGCGTCTCATCGAACGCATCGTAACGAGCCCGCAGCTGATTTCAGTGGAGAATACGGGGCAAGGGGAGAAGCTTTTCGGGCGGAGGCTGGAACATTGGAGGAGTGGCTGACCGGACGATACTGTCTGTATAGCGCGAATCGGAGGGGTGAGCTTTTTCGGGGGGAGATCGAGCACCCGCCCTGGACACTTCGTGAGGCGGAGTGCGAGATCCGACAGAACACCATGGGTGACGCGATGGGGTTCGATTTCAGCTCTTCGCCCCATTTGCTCTGCGCGGAGCCTCTTAGGGTTCACGCATGGTGGGCCACCCGCTGCTGA
- a CDS encoding right-handed parallel beta-helix repeat-containing protein, which produces MFQANRLDPATIVLLFLVLILSAPARSWATAPDKAAQKCINGLVRDGQKVSHTVAGELAKCVSSAIKGVELDPLGCAVRDNRGKIAKATRKTLETEVETCPVVPTFGVATGDEINQAATRLGRNLILELFGSDLAGSLRADEEGKCQHLVLRMAQKLSAATAKLFGTCLKNELKAGTLSDVGDIESECLQAVVDDPRLKLAKLEAKVRKVLDRKCLGFETEILFPGLCSRSSDLVSCLSAGSRCQLCLSANEAHGLQADCEVFDDGAANDSCPTCGAGAAALGQVGRCSILSASVVAVDASLHEGGLESGLLRVSLSAVQPRDTEITFTLGGSAGIGVDYELLAGGTLLTNPLIIPAGVQSVDIEVDPLRTPALEGEESIVFSLEAASGFEVDGDSATLSVVEYGPSLGAVYFVDGNGDDGNLGDEASPFATIGYAVSQLTAGDTLYIKDGVYRNTGFAEAHGIDGNVSVNNGLVARLTASGTADNWITIAAYPDGNDVRPLLQFDGLGGIQIGSGANYVRIEGLEIQGPNQEIKYEWAHEHRWSKENFYTGRGIYSWGPVHHIVIENCDVHHTPASGIRFNKADYILVQGNTVSNTTWWSTSAESAIVIATALSIDTEDAVKFLYSGNVVYNNWNFMEFCSSPLESSTADAYGNCDYYTGGIIDGQGLYVTRNNTTYQYGRMRFENNIAFNNGFGGVVYHKTDRGELVNNLVFQNGAYPGTSNYTGMTVNTADDLLIANNVIWARDGNDYGLKNNGNASNVLTTNNYVVGLSQFGTAQDNEFIAFSQADALGDLFENVFDISVARPDPHATSGEFAPANIDALVQTYALDFHLLRSASDLIDTGNAASAPSADFDHVVRPQGGGVDLGPFELEQ; this is translated from the coding sequence ATGTTTCAAGCCAACCGCCTCGATCCTGCCACAATTGTCCTGCTCTTCCTTGTATTGATCCTGAGCGCGCCTGCTCGGTCGTGGGCGACCGCACCCGACAAGGCGGCCCAGAAGTGCATTAATGGACTGGTTCGGGACGGGCAGAAGGTCAGCCATACCGTGGCCGGTGAACTCGCGAAATGTGTTTCGTCGGCGATCAAGGGCGTTGAACTGGACCCTCTGGGCTGTGCGGTGAGGGACAACAGGGGCAAGATTGCCAAGGCCACTCGGAAAACTCTCGAGACCGAGGTGGAAACTTGCCCGGTCGTGCCCACGTTCGGTGTCGCCACCGGAGATGAGATCAATCAGGCCGCGACGCGACTGGGCCGCAATCTGATTCTCGAGCTCTTCGGCTCCGATCTGGCGGGATCCTTGCGGGCCGATGAGGAGGGCAAATGTCAGCACCTCGTCCTGCGGATGGCACAGAAGCTTTCTGCTGCGACGGCCAAGCTTTTCGGTACGTGCCTCAAGAATGAGTTGAAGGCCGGTACGCTCTCCGATGTTGGCGATATCGAGTCGGAGTGCCTGCAGGCAGTGGTTGACGATCCCAGATTGAAGCTCGCCAAGTTGGAGGCAAAGGTCCGCAAAGTTCTCGACAGGAAATGCCTCGGTTTCGAGACGGAGATACTGTTCCCGGGATTGTGCAGCCGGTCGTCGGACCTCGTCAGTTGCCTGAGCGCCGGATCTCGCTGTCAGCTCTGTCTCTCTGCGAACGAGGCTCACGGCCTGCAGGCGGACTGCGAGGTTTTTGACGATGGGGCTGCGAACGATAGCTGCCCGACCTGCGGGGCGGGGGCGGCGGCGCTCGGTCAAGTGGGCAGGTGCTCTATCTTGTCCGCCTCGGTGGTCGCCGTCGACGCCAGTCTCCATGAGGGCGGGCTCGAGTCGGGTCTTTTGCGTGTCTCGCTTTCGGCGGTGCAGCCGCGTGATACCGAGATTACGTTCACGCTGGGTGGCAGCGCCGGGATCGGCGTCGACTACGAACTGCTTGCGGGCGGAACGCTCCTGACCAACCCTCTGATCATTCCTGCCGGTGTACAAAGCGTGGATATCGAGGTCGATCCCCTGAGGACTCCGGCATTGGAGGGGGAGGAGAGTATCGTCTTTTCTCTGGAGGCGGCTTCCGGTTTTGAGGTCGATGGCGATTCCGCGACGCTGAGCGTTGTGGAGTACGGCCCCTCGCTCGGTGCGGTCTACTTTGTCGATGGAAACGGTGATGACGGTAATCTTGGCGACGAGGCGTCACCCTTCGCGACGATAGGCTACGCGGTTTCCCAGCTCACGGCCGGGGACACGCTTTACATCAAGGATGGAGTCTACAGGAATACGGGCTTCGCGGAGGCGCATGGGATTGACGGGAATGTGAGCGTCAACAACGGACTGGTGGCGCGGCTGACGGCATCGGGAACCGCCGACAACTGGATCACGATCGCGGCCTATCCGGATGGAAACGATGTTCGTCCGCTGCTGCAATTCGACGGGCTTGGCGGCATTCAAATCGGCAGTGGGGCCAACTACGTTCGGATCGAAGGCCTCGAAATCCAGGGGCCAAACCAGGAAATCAAATACGAATGGGCCCACGAGCACCGTTGGTCCAAGGAGAACTTCTATACGGGCCGCGGTATCTATAGCTGGGGGCCGGTGCACCATATTGTGATCGAAAACTGTGACGTTCACCACACGCCAGCTTCGGGCATCCGATTCAACAAGGCGGACTACATCCTCGTGCAGGGAAATACCGTTTCCAACACAACATGGTGGTCGACCAGCGCGGAGAGTGCGATCGTCATTGCCACAGCGCTGAGTATCGACACCGAAGATGCGGTCAAATTCCTGTATTCGGGGAACGTCGTATACAATAATTGGAACTTCATGGAGTTCTGCAGTTCGCCTTTGGAGAGCAGCACCGCAGACGCGTATGGCAACTGCGATTATTACACTGGCGGCATTATCGACGGCCAAGGGCTCTACGTGACCCGAAACAACACCACCTACCAATACGGTCGTATGCGATTCGAGAACAATATCGCGTTTAATAACGGTTTTGGCGGGGTGGTGTACCACAAGACCGATCGGGGCGAACTGGTCAATAATCTGGTTTTTCAAAACGGTGCCTACCCGGGCACATCGAATTATACCGGCATGACGGTGAATACCGCCGACGATCTGTTGATTGCCAACAACGTCATATGGGCGCGAGACGGCAATGACTACGGACTGAAAAACAACGGCAATGCTTCCAACGTGCTCACCACCAACAACTACGTAGTGGGTTTGTCGCAGTTCGGGACGGCGCAGGACAACGAGTTCATCGCCTTCTCCCAAGCCGACGCATTGGGGGACCTTTTTGAGAATGTATTCGATATCAGCGTTGCTCGTCCCGATCCGCATGCGACCAGCGGAGAGTTCGCGCCGGCCAATATCGACGCCCTGGTGCAGACCTACGCATTGGATTTTCATCTGCTGAGGAGCGCCTCGGACTTGATCGATACGGGCAACGCCGCATCGGCCCCGTCGGCGGATTTCGATCACGTTGTGCGGCCTCAGGGTGGAGGAGTCGATCTCGGGCCTTTCGAGTTGGAACAGTGA
- a CDS encoding cellulose binding domain-containing protein, protein MWQEKHGSSFSRYGMIALCFAFGSACKTQRPCHVEYEVTQAWTGGFIANVEIYNEGERDLDLENGWHFAFEVPERQEIVELWDGIIQEDASGFRVKNVGWNRVIPAGDSVSFGFYADYEGDPPLDPAAFRLNGRACSANTAPGPDSDALPPGEPSSTPPPAPTVEPTPSPASPTPTPWSPTPSPTNSPPADPAEPDGHDGHDDGGHDHMPPPASTGDYVDITTWGTFHGSNHNSEHDELVGGRTAITTEAVEAYNHLRAFFGLPAAAIEDVGTWAFAESLTNNSQAWGNDLLGVGLWYAMQGAKVGWIADERYDPQILADIQRTARTVANQEAMRAQVMEMVESYGHAGYAAYLEEYEIVDTFIHTLKMEPHYGGWMHGRTHGFRSLEGVAINHDVNHLTVLGWDQMEPFMNDTFDWPQWPALDVSDSGVIEYFQSMVSLGDPVGFNLESSSTPLAP, encoded by the coding sequence ATGTGGCAAGAAAAACACGGAAGCTCTTTCTCTCGTTATGGAATGATCGCTCTGTGCTTTGCATTTGGCTCAGCCTGCAAAACACAACGACCGTGTCATGTGGAGTACGAAGTGACTCAGGCATGGACCGGCGGCTTCATTGCAAACGTGGAGATTTACAACGAAGGTGAGCGCGACCTCGATCTCGAAAACGGATGGCACTTCGCATTCGAAGTTCCGGAACGACAGGAGATTGTGGAGTTATGGGACGGCATCATTCAGGAAGACGCATCGGGATTTCGCGTCAAGAATGTCGGATGGAACCGAGTGATACCTGCCGGAGATTCCGTCAGCTTCGGATTCTACGCCGATTACGAAGGCGATCCGCCGCTGGACCCGGCGGCCTTTAGATTGAACGGCAGAGCATGCTCGGCCAATACCGCTCCGGGGCCGGACTCTGACGCGCTCCCGCCCGGCGAGCCGTCCAGCACACCTCCTCCGGCGCCGACAGTAGAGCCGACACCATCACCGGCCTCTCCGACACCGACACCCTGGTCGCCAACGCCGTCGCCGACGAATTCGCCGCCAGCTGACCCTGCGGAGCCGGACGGTCACGATGGCCACGATGACGGCGGACATGACCATATGCCTCCGCCGGCCAGCACCGGTGACTACGTGGATATAACCACCTGGGGCACTTTCCACGGCTCGAACCACAACTCCGAACATGATGAGTTGGTGGGCGGTCGCACGGCGATCACGACCGAAGCGGTTGAGGCCTACAATCACCTGCGAGCCTTCTTCGGTCTTCCCGCCGCAGCAATCGAGGATGTCGGCACGTGGGCGTTCGCGGAATCTCTGACCAATAACAGTCAGGCCTGGGGCAATGATCTGCTCGGTGTGGGACTCTGGTACGCAATGCAGGGTGCCAAGGTTGGATGGATTGCGGACGAGCGGTACGATCCGCAAATCCTTGCGGATATCCAACGCACGGCGCGCACCGTTGCCAACCAGGAAGCGATGAGAGCTCAAGTGATGGAGATGGTCGAGTCCTATGGTCACGCGGGCTACGCGGCGTACCTGGAGGAGTACGAGATCGTGGATACCTTCATCCATACGCTGAAGATGGAGCCGCATTATGGAGGATGGATGCATGGGCGGACCCATGGCTTCCGATCATTGGAAGGGGTGGCGATCAATCACGACGTGAACCACCTGACGGTGCTCGGTTGGGATCAGATGGAGCCGTTCATGAACGACACCTTTGATTGGCCACAGTGGCCGGCGCTGGATGTCTCGGACTCCGGAGTGATCGAGTATTTCCAGAGTATGGTTTCTCTTGGGGATCCTGTCGGGTTCAATCTGGAATCTTCCTCCACGCCCCTGGCACCCTAG
- a CDS encoding NAD-dependent epimerase/dehydratase family protein, which yields MSDKRIVAITGATGFVGRHVVERLLSEPDIELRCLSRSARDAAEGGEADGRVRYVEGDVVTSAGLEQLLDGVWGVINLAGNRDFWSPSRVAYYDLNQRGAENVFRAAVRAGVGKAVQVSTPLAFGVPARIPFDEDEPAGPHPSDYARSKHLGDRAAWDLYREQQLPLTVVHLAAVIGAGDPRPTMEVGRAVTGNLPALVGADTVYTYVHVRDAAEAIVRALFSDESTGRAYLVGTERATTREYFEIIGRLAGVSAPSLNLPEALLLPVAYALEWLASITGQRPALPVDILKTTQAGSLLFDGSRAVRELGMEYRPLEQALRESVAEIQATTGVA from the coding sequence ATGTCGGATAAACGTATTGTCGCGATTACCGGGGCCACCGGATTTGTTGGGCGCCACGTGGTCGAGCGCTTGCTGAGCGAGCCCGACATCGAGCTTCGCTGCTTGAGTCGGTCGGCGCGGGATGCGGCCGAGGGCGGAGAAGCCGATGGACGAGTCCGCTATGTCGAGGGCGACGTCGTCACATCCGCCGGCCTTGAGCAATTGCTCGACGGTGTCTGGGGTGTCATCAACCTTGCCGGAAACCGCGACTTTTGGAGCCCGAGCCGTGTGGCGTATTACGACCTCAACCAGCGAGGTGCCGAGAATGTCTTTCGTGCAGCTGTGCGGGCCGGGGTGGGAAAGGCAGTACAAGTCAGCACGCCGCTAGCCTTCGGCGTGCCCGCAAGGATTCCTTTTGACGAGGACGAACCAGCGGGTCCTCATCCGAGTGACTATGCCCGCAGTAAGCACCTTGGTGATCGAGCGGCTTGGGATCTCTACCGCGAGCAGCAACTTCCGCTTACAGTCGTCCACCTCGCGGCTGTGATCGGCGCGGGTGACCCTCGACCTACAATGGAGGTCGGGCGCGCCGTGACGGGGAATCTGCCTGCACTGGTCGGGGCCGATACTGTTTATACCTACGTTCATGTTCGGGATGCGGCCGAAGCAATCGTGCGGGCCCTGTTTTCGGATGAATCGACGGGGCGTGCTTACCTGGTGGGCACGGAGCGGGCAACGACGCGTGAGTATTTCGAAATCATCGGGCGACTTGCCGGGGTTTCGGCACCATCGCTCAACCTCCCCGAAGCTCTTCTGCTTCCGGTAGCGTATGCCCTCGAATGGCTTGCATCGATCACCGGTCAACGTCCTGCGCTCCCGGTGGACATCCTCAAGACTACCCAGGCGGGCTCGCTGCTTTTTGATGGCAGCCGAGCTGTGCGCGAACTCGGCATGGAATATCGACCTCTTGAGCAGGCATTGCGGGAGTCCGTTGCGGAGATTCAGGCCACAACCGGGGTTGCATAG
- a CDS encoding alpha/beta hydrolase — MPKFDIKTDRRMDPRIRTMLALFPDPEMRDVDSREALLADQATPESQEARKAFETFAAMCDTEEISPSSGLRIETLEFTSQPDGNQIKIQFIRPDDDAVVPCVYYIHGGGMMMMSCFDGNYRAWGRMMAQQRVAVAMVDFRNSVLPSSAPEVAPFPAGLNDCVSGLSWVAEEHQSLGIDPARIIVAGESGGGNLTLATGMRLLEDGNTALIAGLYALCPYIAGIWPLPENPSSTENNGILLDLHNNQGAMSYGIEELEKRNPLAWPGFAKAEDLKGLPPTVISVNECDPLRDEGIAFYRLLLEAGVPAQCRQLMGTAHGSDTMPILCPEISRETARSIADFCRGA, encoded by the coding sequence TTGCCCAAATTTGATATCAAGACCGATCGGCGCATGGATCCACGTATCAGGACCATGCTTGCTCTATTTCCAGACCCCGAGATGCGGGACGTCGATAGTCGAGAAGCGTTGCTGGCGGACCAGGCGACTCCTGAATCTCAGGAGGCTCGCAAGGCTTTCGAGACCTTCGCGGCGATGTGCGATACCGAGGAGATTTCGCCCTCGTCGGGGCTCCGGATCGAAACGCTCGAATTCACCTCGCAACCGGATGGGAATCAGATCAAGATCCAGTTCATCCGGCCCGACGATGACGCGGTTGTTCCCTGCGTCTACTATATCCATGGGGGAGGCATGATGATGATGTCTTGCTTTGACGGGAACTATCGGGCTTGGGGCCGGATGATGGCCCAGCAAAGAGTGGCGGTGGCCATGGTCGACTTTCGCAACTCGGTGTTGCCTTCGTCGGCTCCGGAAGTCGCACCCTTCCCGGCGGGCTTGAACGACTGTGTCTCGGGTCTTTCCTGGGTAGCCGAGGAACACCAAAGTCTCGGTATCGATCCAGCGCGGATCATAGTGGCCGGAGAGAGCGGTGGTGGGAATTTAACTCTGGCGACAGGGATGCGACTGCTTGAGGACGGCAATACGGCTTTGATCGCCGGACTATACGCGCTCTGTCCTTATATCGCCGGGATATGGCCGCTGCCGGAGAATCCATCGTCAACCGAGAACAACGGCATCCTGTTGGACCTTCATAATAATCAGGGGGCGATGTCGTATGGAATCGAAGAACTCGAGAAGAGGAACCCGCTGGCGTGGCCCGGTTTCGCGAAGGCCGAAGATCTCAAAGGTCTGCCGCCAACTGTGATCAGCGTGAACGAATGTGACCCGCTGCGCGACGAGGGTATCGCATTCTATCGACTTCTTCTCGAAGCCGGCGTGCCCGCCCAATGTCGCCAATTGATGGGTACCGCTCACGGGTCTGACACGATGCCTATTCTTTGCCCCGAAATCAGCCGTGAAACGGCACGCAGCATCGCTGACTTCTGTCGAGGTGCCTGA